The genomic region GTATACTCACATCGGCTACTTTGCCGGGCACGGTTCAATTGACCCCTTCCGGTAAGATTATTGTTTTGATGAAAGACGGTCAAACCACTGGGGGTTATCCCAGAATACTTCAGTTATCGGATAAGGCCATAGCTATTTTGGCGCAGAAGCGTGAGGGGAATATGGTTTCCTTTAAACTGATTTAGATTTTTCGATACACTTTGTCAAACGGGACTCTAAAACGAGGGCCATATATCCCGTTTTCATCCCGTACTCCACAACCAATGACCATATTTATTTCAGCTCCCCAGGGCAAACTTAAAATATTCTTTACCTTTCCGGTATCACTGCCTTCCATAGGGCACGTATCGTACCCGATGGCCGCCATGCTTATCATAAAATTCCCTGCGGCCAAACCGGCACTTTTGTGGGCAACTATTCGCATATCCGAGTTTCGTACCTGTTTATACATGGGCTTGAACAAACCTATGATCAGAAATATGAGATATTTAATAAAACCGAATACCCCAAAGAAATCGGTATAAATAGAGGGTATCAGTTTTTTATAATAGTTCAATGCGAACCTTTCTCTTTTTGTATATGCTTTCTCGTCCTTATGGCCATAACTTTCTTTTAGAAAACCAATATTGGCTTTTGCCCTTTTCCTCCATAAATCCTTTCGTACAACCACCACGACCAATTGTTTAGCTGTTTTTGCAGCATTTTGCCCTAAACAGGCCCACGCCATTTTCTTTAAAACGACCGGGTCTTCGATGTGATAAAATTCCCAAAGTTGCAGGTTGCTACTGGTAGGGGCCAATACGGCATTTTCAATACATCGTTTTACCTTCTTTGCGTCTAATTCAATGTTTTTGTCAAATATGCGTATCGACCTTCTATAAGCAATTGCATCGGTCACTGTTTTCTCCATGTGCTGTGTATAATTCGTATTTTGATGTTTTGCGAAAGTAAATATTATCTACGCAACTTTTGTCCCGCAAATTATTTTGTTTACTATTGCTATGTGAAAGCAAATAAAACTACAATCAATCTGGTCATTATCCTTCTTAAACGGGAATGATAAAGATTTTTGATTGATTTAAAAACCTGTATCAGACTCGTTGGATACAGGTTTTTTTATAGAACAAAGATAAATTTTGATATATCGATATGTGTTGAATGTGATAAAAATAAATGGATATTGATTTGATAATCAATTGTTTAAATAGATTTTTATGTAATTGAATTTGAACTCGGGGCATATGTTAAAATTATGGCACTATTTAAACTTTTATCTTTGAATGTAAACGATATAAAATCGATTTAAGCATACGTGAGCAAAACCATGGAATTAAACAAACACAGTAAAAACGTTACCCAAGACCCTAGCCAACCAGCAGCTCAGGCCATGCTTTACGCAATAGGTCTTAACGAAGAGGATTTAAAAAAGCCTTTGATCGGTATTGGAAGTACGGGCTATGAGGGGAACCCTTGCAATATGCATTTGAACGATTTGGCCCAAGAGGTCAAAAAAGGAGTTAATGAAAGTGGTAACGTAGGTTTGGTGTTCAATACCATTGGGGTAAGTGACGGGATTTCTATGGGAACATATGGTATGCGTTATTCGTTGCCGTCACGTGATATTATTGCAGATTCTATGGAAACCGTGGTACAGGCCATGAATTATGACGGTTTGGTAACGGTCGTTGGCTGCGATAAAAATATGCCAGGTGCTTTGTTGGCCATGATTCGTCTAAATCGCCCATCGGTTATGGTGTATGGTGGCACTATTGCCTCCGGCTGTTATAAGGATAAAAAATTGGATGTAGTATCCGCTTTTGAGGCTTGGGGCGAAAAAGTTGCGGGAACTATGAACGAAGAAGATTATAAAGGCGTTATTCAAAACGCTTGCCCGGGTGCGGGAGCCTGTGGCGGTATGTATACGGCTAATACGATGGCCTCGGCCATTGAGGCCTTGGGTATGGCCATGCCGTACAACTCTTCCAACCCTGCAATTGGCAAGGAGAAACAAAAAGATGCCATAAATTCTGGAAGTGCATTGCGCCACCTTCTTGAAAACGATATTAAACCCAGTGATATTCTCACAAGAAAATCTTTTGAAAATGCTGTCCGCTTGCTTACGCTTTTGGGTGGTTCTACCAATGCGGTATTGCATTTCTTGGCCATAGCCAAAGCGGCCGAAGTGGAATTTACGTTGGATGATTTCCAGAAAATAAGTGACAACACACCTTTTTTGGCCGATTTGAAACCTAGTGGTAAATACCTTATGGAAGATTTGCATCGCGCGGGAGGTACACCGGCCGTTTTAAAATTTATGTTGGAAAATGGCATGTTGCACGGTGATTGCTTGACCGTAACTGGGAAGACCATTGCAGAAAACTTATCTGAATTACCTGCGCTAAAAGAAGGACAACAAGTGGTAAAGCCTTTAAGCTCACCCATTAAAGAAACGGGGCACTTGCGTATTCTATATGGAAACTTAGCGGAAAAAGGTGCTGTGGCCAAAATTACCGGTAAGGAAGGACTGTATTTTTCCGGTCCAGCAAAGGTGTATGATAACGAATTTTTGGCAAATGCGGGAATCGGTAAGGGAGAAGTAAAAAAAGGTGATGTTGTGGTAATCCGGTATGAAGGCCCAAAAGGTGGTCCCGGTATGCCGGAAATGTTGAAACCCACATCTGCTATTATGGGTGCGGGTCTAGGTAAGGATGTCGCTTTAATTACCGATGGTCGCTTCTCCGGGGGAACTCATGGCTTTGTAGTAGGTCATGTATGCCCTGAGGCGCAAGAGGGCGGAATGATAGGTTTATTGTGCAATGGTGACATCATCACTATCGATGCGGAAAAAAATAAAATTTCCGTAGAATTGACCGATGAGGAAATTCAATCCAGAAGGGATAATTGGGTTCAACCGCCTTTAAAAGTCAAAAAAGGCAGTTTATATAAATACGCAAAAATGGTATCATCGGCTTCAGAGGGCTGTGTTACTGACGAAATGTAATGTGAAACCAAGAGTTTGTGCTTAGGAACAACGAGTCGCAAGCCGTTAAAATTAGTGTCGGTTTTCAATTTGAGTTTGACACTTCTATCAGAATTTAAAAAATGGAAACATTAAAAGAAAAACAAATCAAGACCAACACAAAATCCACTATCAAAATTACTGGTGCGGAGGCTATCATACATTGCCTACTGGCAGAGGGGGTTGATTTGTTGTACGGTTATCCGGGAGGAGCCATTATGCCGGTGTATGATGCGCTTTATAAATTTCAAGATAAACTGACCCATATTTTGACCCGTCACGAACAAGGAGCCACCCATGCGGCTCAAGGTTATGCAAGGGTTTCGGGTAGAGTAGGGGTCGCTATGGCAACATCTGGCCCGGGCGCTACGAATTTGGTGACCGGTTTGGCCGATGCCCAGATAGATTCAACACCTATGGTTTGTATTACCGGACAGGTGCCTAGACATTTATTGGGTTCGGATGCTTTTCAAGAGACCGATATTATTGGGATTTCAACCCCGGTTACAAAATGGAACTATCAGATTACGAAGGCTTCCGAAATCCCAGAAATTATGGCGAAAGCTTTTTATATCGCCAAATCGGGCCGTCCAGGCCCTGTTTTGGTCGATATTACCAAAAATGCCCAGTTTGAAGCGTTTGACTTTTCATATAAAAAATGTAAAGGGGTACGTAGTTACAATCCAGCACCAAAACCCAATATGGGTTCTATTGAAGCCGCTGCCGATTTGATAAATAATGCCAAGAAACCTTTTATAGTTTGGGGGCAAGGTGTTATTTTGGGACAAGCCGAGGAAGAACTGAAAGCTGTTATAGACAAAGCGGGCATACCCGCAGCTTGGACGATAATGGGAGAGTCCGCAATACCGACCAGCCACCCGTTGAATGTGGGCATGGTAGGTATGCACGGCAATTATGGTCCAAACCTGCTTACCAATGAATGTGATGTTTTGATTGCGATTGGAATGCGTTTTGACGACCGGGTCACTGGAAATTTGGATAAATACGCTAAACAGGCCAAAGTGATTCATTTCGAAATCGATCCAGCGGAAATCAATAAAAATGTAAAGGTAGATGTTGCTGTTTTGGGCAACTCAAAAGAGACCTTGAATGTTTTATTGCCATTATTGAAAAAGAACGAACACAGCAGTTGGCATAATGAATTTAAAAAGAAATACGATATTGAATTTAATGCGGTCATAAAAAAGGATATTCACCCGACCAAGGAAGGGTTGACTATGGGTGAGGTGATCGAGGAAATTAATTTGGCCTCAAAAAATGAAGCGGTCATCGTTACCGACGTCGGGCAACACCAAATGATCGCCTGCCGTTATGCAAAATTCAATACCACCAAAAGCAACATTACCTCAGGTGGTTTGGGTACTATGGGTTTTGCCCTGCCTGCAGCAATTGGTGCAAAGCAGGGTGCTATGCATCGCGAGGTTGTAGCCATCATTGGTGATGGAGGATATCAAATGACCATTCAGGAACTTGGAGTGATTTTTCAACATCAGATTCCTGTAAAAATCGTTGTTTTGAACAATGACCATTTGGGAATGGTACGCCAGTGGCAAGAACTGTTTTTTGATAAACGCTATGCGTCAACGGTCATGGTAAATCCTGATTTTGTAAAAATTGCCGAAGGGTATCATATTGAAGCAAAATGTGTGACCCAACGTATAGATTTAAAAGCGACTGTTCAAGAAATGATAGCATCTAAAAAGCCCTACTTTTTAGAGGTCAAGGTTGAAAAAGAGGATAATGTGTTCCCTATGATTCCATCTGGGGCAGCTGTTTCCGATGTTAGATTAAAATAATTAATCGATAAAAGTTTCTCTCTTTGGGAGAGGAGTTTAGTGAGAGGCTTATGAACGATTCCAACATTCAGGATATTCCAAACATCCAGTCGGAGATAGAACGAAAGTCAAAGGAAATCGGGTTTACTATGCCCTCGGATCTTTATATCGGGACTTTGCTAAAAACTCTGGTTTCCAGCAAAGTTTCCGGCAGGTTTCTTGAATTGGGAACGGGCATAGGGTTATCTTTATCATGGATGATTGACGGAATGTGTAATGATTCCACAATAACGACTTTGGACAATGATGCACAGCTCACAGAAATCGCAAAATCGTATTTTGGTCATGATAAACGGGTAGCGATTGTCTGTGGCGATGCGGAGGAATGGATATTGGATTATACTGGAGAAAAATTCGATTTGGTCTTTGCGGATGCCTGGCCTGGAAAGTATAGTCAGATAGACGAACTTTTGGAGCTTATCAACGTTGGCGGTTTTTATGTTGTTGATGACATGTCCGAACAGCCTAATTGGCCTGATGGACATGATAAACATGTAGATGAATTGGTAACTTATTTGGAAAATAGGGATGATTATAATTTGACCAAGATGAATTGGTCTACAGGATTGATAGTAGCTGTAAGAACATATTAATGTAGTTGTCTTCTCGAGCGCAGTCGAGAGGTTTCGAAGATTATAAATGAGTTATCGACTGCGCTCGAAAGGACAATAGAAGTAGATGCAATGGAAAAACAATGGTTTACGATATCAGTATATTCAGAAAATAATGTGGGATTGCTCAATAGGATATCTGGTATATTCTTAAAGCGACACATCAATATAGAGAGTTTAAATGTTTCTAAATCAGAAATTGATGAAGTTTCAAAATTCACTATAGTCGTGCATACGACCGAGAAATGGGTACATAACATCGTGGGGCAAATTGAAAAACAAATCGAAGTCATTAAAGCGTTTTACCATACCGATGATGAGACTATTTACCAGGAATCCGCCTTGTTTAAAATCGATTCCAGTTTATTGTTTGACGAACGGCAAATACAAAACATCATAAAAGAGAGCAACTCCCAAATCGTAACGGTGTCCCGAGAGTTTTTTGTTTTGGCAAAGTCTGGGCGACGACATGAAATAGATAAAATGTACGACCAGTTAAAACCTTTTGGTATCATGCAATTTGTACGCTCGGGCCGTATATCGGTCTCGAAAGAGGAGATGCAGATATCGGCCATGCTCAAAGAATTTCAACATACTTCATAAATTAAACACACTAAAAACAAATGCCGCACCTTGGGGCATAAAAATCAAAACAAAATACAAAATGGCAAATTATTTCAATACACTATCACTTAGGGATCAATTGACACAGCTGGGGAAATGTAGGTTTATGCAATCCAGTGAATTCGCTGATGGTGTATCCGCTTTAAAAGGAAAAAAAATTGTAATCGTTGGTTGTGGCGCACAAGGGCTCAATCAAGGTTTGAATATGAGGGATTCCGGTCTGGACATAGCATACACCCTACGTGACTCGGCAATTACAGAAAAGCGACAATCATACATAAACGCCACTGAAAATGGTTTTACGGTCGGTACGTATCAAGAATTGATTCCTTCTGCCGATGTTGTTATCAATCTTACGCCCGATAAGCAGCATACTTCCGTAGTAAGTGCTGTAATGCCATTAATGAAGCAAGGAGCAACACTGTCTTATTCTCACGGCTTTAATATTGTTGAGGAAGGTATGCAAATTCGCAAAGACCTTACGGTAATCATGGTAGCCCCAAAATGTCCTGGTTCGGAAGTACGTGAAGAATATAAAAGGGGTTTTGGGGTACCGACCTTGATTGCTGTTCATCCCGACAATGACCCGGAAAGCAAGGGTTTGGCGCAAGCAAAGGCATATGCTGTGGGCACAGGCGGTCATAGGGCAGGGGTATTGGAATCTTCTTTTGTGGCAGAGGTGAAATCGGATTTAATGGGCGAACAAACCATTCTTTGCGGTTTATTGCAAACGGGTTCCATTCTTTGTTTCGATAAAATGATAGAAAAGGGAATCGATGCAGGCTACGCTTCAAAGCTGGTCCAATATGGATGGGAAACCATTACCGAAGGCATGAAGTATGGTGGAATCACAAATATGATGGACCGTCTATCAAACCCAGCGAAAATAAAGGCATTTGAACTATCCGAAGAACTAAAGGATATCATGCGATCATTGTTCCATAAGCATATGGACGATATCATGACGGGACATTTTTCCAAAACCATGATGGAAGATTGGGCTAACGATGACAAAAACCTATTGACATGGAGAGCCGCCACGGGAGAAACCGCTTTTGAAAAAACACCTGCTGGTAATGATGCCATAAGTGAACAAGAATTTTATGATAATGCAGTCCTAATGGTTGCCATGGTCAGAGCCGGAGTCGAGTTGGCCTTCGAGTCAATGACCGAATCAGGCATTATCGCCGAGTCGGCCTATTATGAATCATTGCACGAAACACCGTTGATCGCCAATACCATTGCCAGAAAAAAATTGTTTGAGATGAACCGTGTGATATCCGATACGGCAGAATACGGCTGTTATCTTTTTGATCATGCCTGTAAGCCTTTGTTGGCAGGTTTTATGAAGAAAATCGATACCGATGTCATCGGAAAGCATTATGCAAAAGATAAGGGCAACGCCGTAGATAACGCAAAGTTGATAGCCATAAACAAAACACTTCGGGAGCACCCTGTCGAAATCGTTGGGGCCCGGTTGAGGGAATCTATGACCGCAATGAAGCCCATAATATGAATTTCATAACTATGAATCCCTAAATCTTTAGGGATTTTTATTTTTAAAATAAAAAACATGAGCAAATCAAGCAATCCTATACCAGCTGAATTTCAAATTACAAATACCATTGACCAAAAACAATACTTGGTTGCGGGAGAGTTAAAAAAATGGAACGGAAATACTACTCAGGTTTTTTCGACCATATCCTCTAGCGAGGAATATAAACCAACCCTGTTGGGCAGTATTCCAGATATGGGCGAGGTCGAAGCCTTGGATGCTTTAGATGCCGCTTTAAGTGCCTATGATAAGGGACAAGGTGTTTGGCCAACAATGAAGGTAAAAGATAGGATCGTATGTATGGAAACCTTCGTGGAAAAAATGAAGGAAAAACGCGCTGAGATAGTCAAGCTCTTAATGTGGGAAATAGGTAAATCCCTACCGGATTCCCAAAAGGAATTTGATAGAACGGTCGAATATATTGAAGATACCGTTGAAGAATATAAAGATTTGGATAGGGGCAGTGCCAAGTTTCAAAAACACCAAGGCGTGTATGCCCATATTCGTAGAGGGCCTTTGGGCGTAGTACTTTGTCTAGGTCCTTATAATTATCCATTGAACGAAACTTTCGCCTTGTTGATTCCGGCTATAATTATGGGCAATACCACAATTTTTAAACCCGCAAAACATGGTGTTTTGCTAATAACGCCATTGTTGGAAGCTTTTCGGGATAGCTTTCCAAAAGGTGTGGTAAATATACTCTTCGGTAGGGGTAGAGCAGTTGCCGCTCCAATCATGAAAACCGGTAAAGTAGATGTATTGGCCCTTATCGGGAACAGTAAATCTGCCAATGCGCTTCAAGAACAACATCCAAAGAGCAATAGGTTACGATTGGTTTTAGGTCTGGAAGCTAAAAATCCGGCTATTATTCTGCCAGATGCCGATTTGGACCTAACCATTGACGAAGTCATTGCGGGAACCACCTCGTTCAATGGTCAGCGCTGTACCGCGCTAAAGGTAGTATACGTGCACGAGGATATAAAAACGGAATTTCTTGACCGTTTTTCAAAAAAAATAGATGCCTTGAAATTTGGAAACCCTTGGGATAATGGTGTAAAGCTCACGCCGCTACCGGAACCCGGTAAACCTGCCTATATTCAAGAATTGTTGGACGATGCCCTTGCAAAAGGTGCAAGCATACAAAATGACAAAGGCGGACAGCATTCTGAAAATTATATCTGGCCCGCTGTTTTGTATCCCGTTTCAAAAGATATGCGTGTGTACCAAGAGGAACAATTTGGCCCCATAATACCAGTACTTTCTTTTAAGGATATTGAAGAGCCCTTGGACGATATGGCTGAAAGCAACTATGGGCAACAGGTGAGTTTGTTCGGTAAGGATGTATATACCCTTTCCCCTTTGATCGATACCTTGGCCAACTTGGTTTGTCGTGTAAATTTGAACAGTTCATGCCAGCGTGGCCCGGACGTTTATCCGTTTACGGGAAGAAAAGATTCGGCCCAAGCTACTTTAAGTGTGCATGATGCTCTTCGTTCGTTCAGTATCAGAACTTTTTTGGCATTTAAGGATAACGATTTGAACAATGAAACTGTTGAACAATTGTTAGATGCCAAAGTGAGTAATTTTTTAAGCACGGACTATATTCTTTAATATAAATTATCTGATACCCAATACTTTTAAAGGTTGCTACTTTACCATGGCATGACCTCTGTTTTCACTGTAAACAGGGGTCATACTATTAAAATCCCATACTACATTTGAATATGTAAACAAAGAGTATTTAAATACTCTATAGGAATATGGCAGGTCTCCGAATTTATGACCCTTTTAACTTTTTTTCTAAGGAAATGTGGGAGTATTCCTTAATTTTGAGTCTTTAACCTGTGCCCAAATACTTTGTCTTGAATATGCGATTTAGATTTATAATTCTATTATTTGCTCTACTGTATTTTGTGGATATTGGTGCTTGCCAACTTTCCAATGAACCTATTCATGTAACGGCAAATTCAAATGTCACGATTACCTTTTTTTTTCCATCGCCGATAATAAAGTTAGTTAAGCCTTCCGATAATTTTATATTCAAATATAAAGCGAATTCTACAATGGGTACTTTAACGGCCCGCAAGGGACCACCCAGTAACTTGACGGTAATAACAGAAAACGGGAATATATATTCGTTTACCCTAACCTACGAAACTGAGGTTGCCAATTTTACTTTTATCCTATCGGAAGATCAAGCGATAGGCACGATTCCACTTTCTGCTATTGAAAAAATTACCGGAAAAACTTACACTGACGTAAAAGAAAGACTGCCAGATAATAAAGTAAGGGATACAAGTTACCGTCAGACCAGTTTGCCGAACAACACCAACTATTCCGAAGTCAAAATAGAAGCGTTTAGGTCTTCGGCAAAAAGCACAAAAATACAGGACAAGACAAAAATGGATAAAGGGTTGTATGATGTGAACAAGAAAGACTATTATGGTATTTTTTGTGAAAATAATTATGTACAGCCACCAAAAATCAAAGATGCCAGTAATACCGTAAACTTAATCAAAGTACAATTAAACAACATTTTAAAAGACCGTAGTGAACTATACTTTGTACTTGAAATAAAAAATAATTCTGAAATTGATTATAAAGTAAAACGCTTGCGATTTTTTGTGAAATCGAGAAAGAACAACTCGAAATTAGAAATTGAGCAACTTTATTTATACAATCTCTTTAAAACAATTTCTGCCCATAGTAAAAACAATTTGGTTTTTGTGAGCAAAAAATTTCAATTGGCGGCTGACCAAAAAGTATATGTGCTTTTGGAGGAGGAAGATGGACAAAGGTCTGTTTTGCTACCCTTGGATATTGTTGATGAAATAAATAGGATATAAACTATTAACTCCCTTGCATCACAAAATAAAGTGGCACTCTGGGATTATTAGGGTTTTCCCCTTCCCAAAGCAAAAAGCCCTCGAAAAAGGAATGGTCCTGATTTTGTAACTTTTCGTGCACCTCGTTATGGGTTTTATAAAGTAGCTCTCCTTTGGTAAAAAATTCGCCGTTGTCAGCTTTTAACAAAAAATCAGGTTCCAAATCATCTTCTTTTTCCTCGTCCCAATACGAGTACTGGATAACCACCTTGGAACTCTCCAGCACCTTTTCGTCCTTTTGGAATTCAAAATCTTCACCAAAGATATTCTCATTGTATGACATTAGGGCAACAACAAAATCGGGCAGCGAGGCATATACCTTATTCTTAAAGTTCCAGAGGACATCGTTCATCAATCTTTTGTGGTATTGCATAAGTGTCAATTTATTTATTGGTAAAAGCGGCCAAGGTCATGACTATGTTTTAGAGCCATTTCGTAGTAACTTTGATTCATGTCTTCCCCAATTTGTCTGTAGATTTCTTGCCTTTTCTTGGGCGAAAACCTAAAGTCAGACCAATCTAAATAACGCTTTGATTCAACTTCCATTAAGTCTTTGCGATCTTGGTAATAACAAGCGTAGTCTATTAATGAATTAAAGCTTCCTTTAATACCTTTCATGATTTTGTACTCATTATCGAACTGTTCAGATGTGATTTTTGTTTTTAATTCTAATTCACCTTTTACGAAACATATGCCTTTTTGGTGTACCGACTGTAGTGCTTCAGGAAAATCAAGCTCTTTGTAATCGATTGGTTCATGATCATAATGAGTCCAGTCTACCTTATATTTTTTGGAGTAAAAATATTTGGTGAATATAAAAGTACTAGGAATAATGACTTCTTTGTTTTCTAAATTAGGAGTATCGTAAATGCCGCTATAAACTTGTGCTAAGCAGCAACCACTAAAAAATTTTAATCCTAAATTTTGGGGCTCCTTTAAAAGAATTCGTTTTGAAACATCCAACAAAATTTTACCGAAAAAATACTTTCCATTTTGATGGGCGTAGAAGATGTCTCCTTCTTCCAGTTTTTTTTTGCTCATTTTATTTTGTTAACAGGGGTTATGTAGATTCCCAAATTTATCGTATTTGGCTTTGGTTATAGCATTTTTCTTATTTGCTAGGTTGGCCTTTCCACCATTTTTTTCAATATGATGTTGTTCCCAAGCATGCGCCTCGTAAGGTGTCCAATTACCACTCTTAGGGGTGTCGATATCGTATTTTCCTGGGTTATCCCATTCAGCCTTAATCCCTCCTTCCGCTGCATGCTGACTTATTCTGGTGCTGGTTCCTTGAGTTGTTTGTCCAACATAAACCACTTTTC from Costertonia aggregata harbors:
- a CDS encoding O-methyltransferase, translated to MGEEFSERLMNDSNIQDIPNIQSEIERKSKEIGFTMPSDLYIGTLLKTLVSSKVSGRFLELGTGIGLSLSWMIDGMCNDSTITTLDNDAQLTEIAKSYFGHDKRVAIVCGDAEEWILDYTGEKFDLVFADAWPGKYSQIDELLELINVGGFYVVDDMSEQPNWPDGHDKHVDELVTYLENRDDYNLTKMNWSTGLIVAVRTY
- the ilvN gene encoding acetolactate synthase small subunit — encoded protein: MEKQWFTISVYSENNVGLLNRISGIFLKRHINIESLNVSKSEIDEVSKFTIVVHTTEKWVHNIVGQIEKQIEVIKAFYHTDDETIYQESALFKIDSSLLFDERQIQNIIKESNSQIVTVSREFFVLAKSGRRHEIDKMYDQLKPFGIMQFVRSGRISVSKEEMQISAMLKEFQHTS
- a CDS encoding sugar transporter, with protein sequence MSKKKLEEGDIFYAHQNGKYFFGKILLDVSKRILLKEPQNLGLKFFSGCCLAQVYSGIYDTPNLENKEVIIPSTFIFTKYFYSKKYKVDWTHYDHEPIDYKELDFPEALQSVHQKGICFVKGELELKTKITSEQFDNEYKIMKGIKGSFNSLIDYACYYQDRKDLMEVESKRYLDWSDFRFSPKKRQEIYRQIGEDMNQSYYEMALKHSHDLGRFYQ
- a CDS encoding DUF4138 domain-containing protein; the protein is MGTLTARKGPPSNLTVITENGNIYSFTLTYETEVANFTFILSEDQAIGTIPLSAIEKITGKTYTDVKERLPDNKVRDTSYRQTSLPNNTNYSEVKIEAFRSSAKSTKIQDKTKMDKGLYDVNKKDYYGIFCENNYVQPPKIKDASNTVNLIKVQLNNILKDRSELYFVLEIKNNSEIDYKVKRLRFFVKSRKNNSKLEIEQLYLYNLFKTISAHSKNNLVFVSKKFQLAADQKVYVLLEEEDGQRSVLLPLDIVDEINRI
- a CDS encoding NADP-dependent glyceraldehyde-3-phosphate dehydrogenase, coding for MSKSSNPIPAEFQITNTIDQKQYLVAGELKKWNGNTTQVFSTISSSEEYKPTLLGSIPDMGEVEALDALDAALSAYDKGQGVWPTMKVKDRIVCMETFVEKMKEKRAEIVKLLMWEIGKSLPDSQKEFDRTVEYIEDTVEEYKDLDRGSAKFQKHQGVYAHIRRGPLGVVLCLGPYNYPLNETFALLIPAIIMGNTTIFKPAKHGVLLITPLLEAFRDSFPKGVVNILFGRGRAVAAPIMKTGKVDVLALIGNSKSANALQEQHPKSNRLRLVLGLEAKNPAIILPDADLDLTIDEVIAGTTSFNGQRCTALKVVYVHEDIKTEFLDRFSKKIDALKFGNPWDNGVKLTPLPEPGKPAYIQELLDDALAKGASIQNDKGGQHSENYIWPAVLYPVSKDMRVYQEEQFGPIIPVLSFKDIEEPLDDMAESNYGQQVSLFGKDVYTLSPLIDTLANLVCRVNLNSSCQRGPDVYPFTGRKDSAQATLSVHDALRSFSIRTFLAFKDNDLNNETVEQLLDAKVSNFLSTDYIL
- a CDS encoding nitroreductase family protein encodes the protein MEKTVTDAIAYRRSIRIFDKNIELDAKKVKRCIENAVLAPTSSNLQLWEFYHIEDPVVLKKMAWACLGQNAAKTAKQLVVVVVRKDLWRKRAKANIGFLKESYGHKDEKAYTKRERFALNYYKKLIPSIYTDFFGVFGFIKYLIFLIIGLFKPMYKQVRNSDMRIVAHKSAGLAAGNFMISMAAIGYDTCPMEGSDTGKVKNILSLPWGAEINMVIGCGVRDENGIYGPRFRVPFDKVYRKI
- the ilvC gene encoding ketol-acid reductoisomerase gives rise to the protein MANYFNTLSLRDQLTQLGKCRFMQSSEFADGVSALKGKKIVIVGCGAQGLNQGLNMRDSGLDIAYTLRDSAITEKRQSYINATENGFTVGTYQELIPSADVVINLTPDKQHTSVVSAVMPLMKQGATLSYSHGFNIVEEGMQIRKDLTVIMVAPKCPGSEVREEYKRGFGVPTLIAVHPDNDPESKGLAQAKAYAVGTGGHRAGVLESSFVAEVKSDLMGEQTILCGLLQTGSILCFDKMIEKGIDAGYASKLVQYGWETITEGMKYGGITNMMDRLSNPAKIKAFELSEELKDIMRSLFHKHMDDIMTGHFSKTMMEDWANDDKNLLTWRAATGETAFEKTPAGNDAISEQEFYDNAVLMVAMVRAGVELAFESMTESGIIAESAYYESLHETPLIANTIARKKLFEMNRVISDTAEYGCYLFDHACKPLLAGFMKKIDTDVIGKHYAKDKGNAVDNAKLIAINKTLREHPVEIVGARLRESMTAMKPII
- the ilvD gene encoding dihydroxy-acid dehydratase, giving the protein MELNKHSKNVTQDPSQPAAQAMLYAIGLNEEDLKKPLIGIGSTGYEGNPCNMHLNDLAQEVKKGVNESGNVGLVFNTIGVSDGISMGTYGMRYSLPSRDIIADSMETVVQAMNYDGLVTVVGCDKNMPGALLAMIRLNRPSVMVYGGTIASGCYKDKKLDVVSAFEAWGEKVAGTMNEEDYKGVIQNACPGAGACGGMYTANTMASAIEALGMAMPYNSSNPAIGKEKQKDAINSGSALRHLLENDIKPSDILTRKSFENAVRLLTLLGGSTNAVLHFLAIAKAAEVEFTLDDFQKISDNTPFLADLKPSGKYLMEDLHRAGGTPAVLKFMLENGMLHGDCLTVTGKTIAENLSELPALKEGQQVVKPLSSPIKETGHLRILYGNLAEKGAVAKITGKEGLYFSGPAKVYDNEFLANAGIGKGEVKKGDVVVIRYEGPKGGPGMPEMLKPTSAIMGAGLGKDVALITDGRFSGGTHGFVVGHVCPEAQEGGMIGLLCNGDIITIDAEKNKISVELTDEEIQSRRDNWVQPPLKVKKGSLYKYAKMVSSASEGCVTDEM
- the ilvB gene encoding biosynthetic-type acetolactate synthase large subunit — protein: METLKEKQIKTNTKSTIKITGAEAIIHCLLAEGVDLLYGYPGGAIMPVYDALYKFQDKLTHILTRHEQGATHAAQGYARVSGRVGVAMATSGPGATNLVTGLADAQIDSTPMVCITGQVPRHLLGSDAFQETDIIGISTPVTKWNYQITKASEIPEIMAKAFYIAKSGRPGPVLVDITKNAQFEAFDFSYKKCKGVRSYNPAPKPNMGSIEAAADLINNAKKPFIVWGQGVILGQAEEELKAVIDKAGIPAAWTIMGESAIPTSHPLNVGMVGMHGNYGPNLLTNECDVLIAIGMRFDDRVTGNLDKYAKQAKVIHFEIDPAEINKNVKVDVAVLGNSKETLNVLLPLLKKNEHSSWHNEFKKKYDIEFNAVIKKDIHPTKEGLTMGEVIEEINLASKNEAVIVTDVGQHQMIACRYAKFNTTKSNITSGGLGTMGFALPAAIGAKQGAMHREVVAIIGDGGYQMTIQELGVIFQHQIPVKIVVLNNDHLGMVRQWQELFFDKRYASTVMVNPDFVKIAEGYHIEAKCVTQRIDLKATVQEMIASKKPYFLEVKVEKEDNVFPMIPSGAAVSDVRLK